TACAAAATCGAAGATAAAGGCGGCTTAATGCTGATGCTTGATCCTAAAAAAATCAAACCATCACAAAGATGTCCAAACTGTGGCGCAGTTCATAAAGATTGGGCTAATTTGTCAAACAGAGAGCACTTATGCTCAGATTGCGGGTTCAAAATTCCTAGAGATAAAGGATCTGCGATGGTGATGTACAACGTTGCCACGAATAAGCAACCGGGGTTAGGAACTAGCCTCGATAACCTTGGATGTTCTAGCTCTACTTCAAAGGAACGTAAGCGTAAGCATACGGGTTCATTGAAGCAACTAGGGCAAGTGAAGAGGCAGAAACGCTCATCTCAGGCGTAGCCGGATGTGCGTAGTTCATATGTCCAAGATAACTTTTAGCTTTGCTACCTATCAACGTCCCTTTGTTACTCCTCTGGTAACTCACCATGGTACTTGGGAAGTAAGATCTGGGATTATTATCCGTATCGCTGACGATGAGGGTAGGGTAGGATGGGGTGAAATCGCCCCTTTATCTTGGTTTGGCTCAGAAACATTAGCACAAGCGATCGCATTTTGTCAAGAGATAGAGAAAAAAAGTTTAACAGAAGCAGTCATCAAAGAGATTCCCAGTCATCTGACTGCTTGCCAATTTGGTTTTGAATGCGCTTTAGAAGACTTATACCATCATCCCACAGTAGCAGAAGACTCCCTCGATTATAGTTACTTACTCCCCGCGGGAAAAGAAGCGTTAAGAGCTTGTCAACAAGAAAGAAGAACCACCTTTAAATGGAAAATTGGGGTTAAACCCTTAGAAGAAGAATTAGAGATTTTTACTCAACTCGTACCCCTGTTACAAGGTGCTAAAGTGCGACTGGACGCGAATGGAGGATTAAGCTTAGCAAAAGCGATCGCCTGGTTAAAAATAGCTGATGAAACTGGAGTCGTAGAATTTCTAGAACAACCCCTACCCCCTGCACAATTCCAGGAGATGTTAGAGTTAAGCAGAGAATACCAGACTGCGATCGCTCTAGATGAATCCGTCGCCACCTTGACGCAGTTAGAAGCTTGTTATCATAACCAATGGCGAGGAATATACGTAATTAAACCCGCGATCGCCGGTTCCCCCCAAAAATTACGACGACTTTGTCGTGAATTGAAACTCGATTTAGTCTTTTCATCCGTATTTGAGAGTAAAATTGGCAGACAAGCGGTGTTAAACTTAGCTAGGGAATTAGGTACCCAACGTGCTTTGGGTTTTAGTATCAATCACTGGTTTAAAGAAATTTGATCCTCTCTCAACTCCAACACAATTGGTTAGTCAACTACGATAATTTTCGCTTTTCTCACCAGGTAGAGCAAATTATCACCCAGTTAACTGATTTTTGGCAAGATCCCTTACCCCCTAGGATATTACTAGCTGATACAGAACCTCATCGTTTTTTAGCGGTGTTTTTCGCCTGTGTCGCCCTCGATTACCCCGTTTTTCTGGCTAATCCTCACTGGAAAACCAAAGAATGGCAGGAAATATATCAACTAGTAAAACCTAATTTGATTTGGCATCAACAAGAACAAGTATTTTTTAAGGCTTCAAGCAGTATTACCAATTGCCCCGGGACAATTATGATTCCCACTGGAGGATCTTCAGGAAAAATTCGGTTTGCTATGCACAATTGGCGCACTCTCAGCGCTGCTGTGAATGGTTTTGTCGAGTATTTTGAATCAGGTAGGGTAAATTCTTGTTGTCTTCTTCCTCTTTACCATGTGGGAGGATTAATGCAGTGTTTACGTTCCTTTCTCACCGGTGGAAAACTATTACTCTTGGCTTATGCAGCTTTAAAGAATAATCAATTTAAATGGGAGTTCGACACTCAAAACTATTTTTTATCTCTAGTGCCAACTCAACTGCAACATTTGCTGGAATTAAATCCAGAATGCTTATCCGGTTTCTCTACTATACTCGTCGGTGGCGCTCCTACTTGGACAACTTTACTCGATCGCGCTAGAAAACATCAAATCCCTCTCGCTTTAACCTACGGTATGACTGAAACAGCCGCGCAAATCGTCACCCTCAAACCTTATGAGTTTTTGAAGGGTAATAACAGTTCGGGTAGAGTTCTTGAGCACGCTCATATTACCATTACCGATCAAGAGGGTAATATACTCCCACAGGGAAAAACGGGAACTATTAGCATTAAAGCCGATTCTCTATGTTTAGGGTATTATCCCCACCTTTTTAGTCCAGATTTCTGCTTTTTAAGTCAGGATTTGGGCAGATTTGACGTACAGGATTACCTGACTATCTTGGGACGTAGTAACCGCAGCATTATTACTGGGGGTGAAACGGTTTTCCCCGAAGAGGTTGAATCAGTAATTTTAGACACTGGGTTAGTTCGTGATGTTTGTGTTTTAGGCTTGGCGGATAATTATTGGGGAGAGGTAATTACGGCAGTTTACGTATCTGCAACTCCTAATCAAGGACATCAAGAGATATCTATAGCGATCCAAGAGAAACTAAGCAAGTATAAGTGTCCTAAGTATTGGTTAGAGTGCGATCGCTTACCTCGTAATCTTCAAGGCAAAATTAATCATCAAGAACTAAAGCAATGGGCAATTACACAGCTATGAGTCTGGGTTCAGAAAACTTGCGGAATTTAGCATAAGAAGTGGGTTGGGGATGAAATCTAGACATAAAACTCGTCTGAATCCCAATACTATTGAGATAGAACAAGTAAGAATTCATGCTTTCTATCGTTCCAGGATTAGTGTAATCTAAATAATACAGTTGTGGTTGTTCTCCATCCTGCCAATACGCATCTTGAGGAACTTCGCCTTGAACTTCGGTAATTTCAGGATTGGCAAAAAATGGTAAGTGTAAATGCTTAGTAATAATACGGTTTAAGGCTTTACGTTGTACCGACACCCCAAAAGTTTTACCCAAAGATCGCACTAACGTATATTTTGAAAACATCAGCAACATTAAAATGGGTTGTCTCAAATCTTGGTGAACCTCTTTACCAATAGACAACCCCGATATTTCAAAAATATTTTCGCCGCTTAAATTGCAACAGTTCTCCCAATGTTTCTGACCGAAAAACTTCTCGCTTTTGAGGGCTTTATGCTCTTTTTTCAGTTGTATATTCAGGTTGCCCACTACTTCGCCTTGATTGGTAATCACGATGCCATAGTCATTATCGTCTATTAGTTTCTCTGTTCCCCAAACTTGGTTGTAGACCTGATTGGCTAAAGTTCGTCCCTTTTTGTAAAAAATATCGTTCTGGTTAACTAAATGTATATCCATCCTAGATGAAGATTCTATCACCGGATTGGGGTTTCTCCAGATAGCTAGTTTTTCAAGAACTGTACTAGAAATGTTTAGCACTTGCTTATTCCTCCATTAGCTCGTCTTTTGGTCCTTGGCGGTTTCAATGCTCAAGGTGGTAAGGTTAAACTCAGTATTTGTAACTACTAACAATTACTTACCCTTAAAATTTACTTGGTTTTACTGATGTCCGAGGGACTACACATTGTTCAAAGTTTAAAACCCTACACCTTATTATTAGAAGGGTTCAGAGCGTATCTTGATCTGGAAGTGTAGCCTTCTTTTTCAGAAAACCAGCAGACTTATACGAATATAAGAGGAATGAATGAAATTGTCAAGTTATTTGAAGCAAAGATAAAATATTCTTATTGCTATTTTTAAAAGCTAAATCGAGTTTTTGATAATGAGGTAAAGCCTTTGCAGGAACTTGATCCCCTGAAGAGAAACATTGTAAAAACCAATCATTCAGTTACCAATCTGCCAAGTCAAAGATCAGCAGAAATTGTGTTAATTTAGGTTAGGAGAGAAAAAGTAACAATAAATTTAAGTTATGCTCGACTTAACTAAGTTGGCGAGACAATTACCCGGGATTAGCGAGCAAATGTACCAGGAGGTAGCAGTTTCCAAACAAAGATTAACCAAAGCAATAGCATTGTTAAGTCAAGCTCAAGCTAACTTAGAAGAATTATTAGCAAAACAGAAGCAATGGGGCGATCGCCTAATTTTCGCAGCGGCCACTCCCGTCGAAGCTTTAGATACTCCACTGACTTTAGGCGTTTCCGCTTTTAGTCACAGCGTCTTCGCCACCGATGGCTCTCAGATAGCCCCGTCTCACCACGAAATAGCCTACTGTTATCTGCTCAATATCGGTAGGATTATGCTGCACTATGGGCAAAATTTACATCCCCTCCTCGATAGTTTGCCAGAAATTTACTACAAACCAGAAGACTTATATATTTCCAAAAAATGGGGTATTCGCACCGAAGAATGGATGGGATACAGACGCACCGTAGCAGAAGCAAAAGTATTAGCCGAGATGGCTTGTGCGTGGGTTAAACCACCTGGGGCGCATTACGAACCCAATTTAGCCTTAGTAGATGGTTCATTGATTTACTGGTTTCTAGAAGTATTACCCCATGAAGCTAAAGATTTGCTCCTACCAGAGATCTTTCAAGCTTGGTCAAATTTGCAGGAGCAAAAAATCCCTCTGGTGAGTTACATCAGCGCCCCTCGCAGTAGCGAGAGTATTAACTTTTTACGTTTACAAGCTTGTCCTTACCCCAAACCTAACTGTCAAAGCCAATGCGGTAATCTGGATAAACTCCCTTGTCAAGTAGTAGAACCCTTGCGAGATGCCACTCTCTGGGCTTACTTATTAAAGCCAGGGGAAAGAAGCCCATTGTGGCGCAGCAATCTGCGAATTTTAGATTTATACCCCGAATCCTATCGCGTTTATTTCTGCTATATCAATGTGGGAACAGAGATAGCACGTGTAGAAATGCCCGCATGGGTAGCATTGGATTCAACCTTACTAGAGCAAGCCCTAGGAATAGTATTAGCGCAAGTATATAAAGGTTATGGCTATCCCATCGCTTTAGCAGAAGCCCACAATCAAGCGGTGGTTAAGTCAGGCGATCGCGCCCGTTTTTTTGCCCTATTAGAAGACCAAATGATTCGTGCCGGCTTAAAGAATGTGGGTATATCTTATAAAGAAAGTAGTAAACGCATAAGTATAGCCTGAGTAATGGATAACGCACTCAATCAACGCATTGGAGCATTCTACGACGCCTCAACCGAACTATGGGAGGAGGTATGGGGTGAACATCTCCATCACGGTTATTACGGTAAAAACGGAGACTACGTAGTTAATCGGCGTCAGGCGCAAATCGATTTAATCGAGGAGTTGTTAGCTTGGTCCCAAATTCAACAAGCCCAATCAATCCTAGACGTAGGCTGTGGTGTAGGGGGTAGTACTCTGTATCTAGCTCAAAAATTTAACTCCCCAGCCACGGGAATTACTCTCTCTTCCCTACAACAGCAACGAGGGGAACAAAGAGCCAAAGCTGCTAATTTAGAGCAAAAAATTACTTTTCAGCTCGCTGACGCTTTAGAATTACCGTTTGCTAATGATTCCTTTGATTTAGTCTGGTCTCTAGAAAGTGGAGAACATATGGCTGATAAAAACCGCTTTCTGCAAGAATGTTACCGAGTTTTACAACCAGGGGGGAACTTAATCCTGGCAACCTGGTGTCATCGCTCCACTAACTCTGTAGCAGGATTACTTACTCTTTCAGAAAAAAGACTTCTAGAACAAATTTATCAAGTTTATTGTCTACCCTACGTGATCTCTTTGCCAGAGTATCAGGCGATCGCCCTAAATATTGGTTTTGAGCAAATTCAAGTAGACGATTGGTCCACTGCTGTTGCCCCTTTTTGGTACAAAGTTGTCGAGTCTATGTTTGAACCTCGATCCTTAATTGGCTTAGTACAAGGGAACTTTCAAACCCTCCAATCTGCCTTAGCCGTTGGCTTAATGATTCGCGGTTACCAAAGGGGTCTAATTCGTTTTGGCTTACTCTCAGCTCAGAAACCAAATTTGGTATAATTTATGGCTATTTTACTAACAGAGTTTGAGTAACATGAAAAATACTCAAATCTAAGGACAAATCGCTATGAGTGGAAACGATGCCAGAGTTCAGGCAGTACATGACATTACTAACAGAGAGCCGATGTCGATGAAGACACCGGAAAAGTTAGAACAAATGTGGGCAACGAACGTATTCAATCTGGCCAAAATGCAAGCGAGTTTACCCAAGGCTGTATTTAAGTCCATTAAAAATACCATCATTACTGGCGAAAAGCTCGATCCCTCCGTAGCTGATGCTGTCGCCATGGCCATGAAAGACTGGGCTACAGCAAAAGGAGCAATGTACTACGCCCACGTTTTCTATCCCATGACTAACCTGACAGCCGAAAAGCACGATGGTTTTATTTCGGTACAAGGAGATGGAAACGTCATTTCAGAATTTTCAGGCAAGGTCCTAGTTCAAGGAGAACCCGACGGCTCTTCTTTCCCCAATGGTGGTATTAGAGATACTTTTGAAGCTCGGGGTTACACAGCTTGGGATGTCACGAGTCCAGCTTACATCATGGAGACGGATAACGGTTCAACCCTCTGTATCCCCACCGTTTTCGTATCTTGGACAGGTGAAGCTTTAGACAAAAAAGTACCCTTGTTACGCTCCATCGCCGCCATGGATAAAGCCGCCCAGAAGGTTTTAAAAATCCTAGGACACACAAATATCGCCCACGTCAACTCCAGTTGTGGTGCAGAGCAAGAGTATTTCCTGATTGACGCTAATTTCGCAGCTACTCGTCCCGATATCCTTTTATCTGGGCGCACCCTTTTCGGTAAACCCCCAGCCAAAGGTCAAGAATTTGATGATCACTATTTTGGGGCGATTCCCGATCGCGTTCAAGTGTTCATGCAAGACGTAGAGGAGACCATGTATAAACTTGGTATCCCCGCCAAAACTAGACACAACGAAGTAGCACCCGGTCAATTTGAGCTCGCGCCCTTTTTTGAAGCGGCTAACGTCGCTAGCGATCATCAACAGTTAACCATGACTATCTTACGTCATACTGCTAAAAAACATGGGCTTCATTGTCTGCTCCACGAAAAGCCCTTCGCTGGAGTAAATGGCTCGGGTAAACACGTTAACTGGTCCATCGGCAACTCAACTCAAGGCAATTTCTTAGACCCAGGTGATTCTCCCCACGAAAACGCTCAATTCTTGCTTTTCTGCGGTGCCGTGATCCGTGGTGTGCATAAATACGGTCCCCTAATGCGCGCAGTAATAGCTACAGCGAGTAACGATCACCGGTTGGGCGCCAATGAAGCA
This genomic window from Gloeocapsa sp. PCC 73106 contains:
- a CDS encoding zinc ribbon domain-containing protein, translated to YKIEDKGGLMLMLDPKKIKPSQRCPNCGAVHKDWANLSNREHLCSDCGFKIPRDKGSAMVMYNVATNKQPGLGTSLDNLGCSSSTSKERKRKHTGSLKQLGQVKRQKRSSQA
- a CDS encoding o-succinylbenzoate synthase, producing MSKITFSFATYQRPFVTPLVTHHGTWEVRSGIIIRIADDEGRVGWGEIAPLSWFGSETLAQAIAFCQEIEKKSLTEAVIKEIPSHLTACQFGFECALEDLYHHPTVAEDSLDYSYLLPAGKEALRACQQERRTTFKWKIGVKPLEEELEIFTQLVPLLQGAKVRLDANGGLSLAKAIAWLKIADETGVVEFLEQPLPPAQFQEMLELSREYQTAIALDESVATLTQLEACYHNQWRGIYVIKPAIAGSPQKLRRLCRELKLDLVFSSVFESKIGRQAVLNLARELGTQRALGFSINHWFKEI
- a CDS encoding 2-succinylbenzoate--CoA ligase, whose product is MILSQLQHNWLVNYDNFRFSHQVEQIITQLTDFWQDPLPPRILLADTEPHRFLAVFFACVALDYPVFLANPHWKTKEWQEIYQLVKPNLIWHQQEQVFFKASSSITNCPGTIMIPTGGSSGKIRFAMHNWRTLSAAVNGFVEYFESGRVNSCCLLPLYHVGGLMQCLRSFLTGGKLLLLAYAALKNNQFKWEFDTQNYFLSLVPTQLQHLLELNPECLSGFSTILVGGAPTWTTLLDRARKHQIPLALTYGMTETAAQIVTLKPYEFLKGNNSSGRVLEHAHITITDQEGNILPQGKTGTISIKADSLCLGYYPHLFSPDFCFLSQDLGRFDVQDYLTILGRSNRSIITGGETVFPEEVESVILDTGLVRDVCVLGLADNYWGEVITAVYVSATPNQGHQEISIAIQEKLSKYKCPKYWLECDRLPRNLQGKINHQELKQWAITQL
- a CDS encoding DNA double-strand break repair nuclease NurA, translating into MLDLTKLARQLPGISEQMYQEVAVSKQRLTKAIALLSQAQANLEELLAKQKQWGDRLIFAAATPVEALDTPLTLGVSAFSHSVFATDGSQIAPSHHEIAYCYLLNIGRIMLHYGQNLHPLLDSLPEIYYKPEDLYISKKWGIRTEEWMGYRRTVAEAKVLAEMACAWVKPPGAHYEPNLALVDGSLIYWFLEVLPHEAKDLLLPEIFQAWSNLQEQKIPLVSYISAPRSSESINFLRLQACPYPKPNCQSQCGNLDKLPCQVVEPLRDATLWAYLLKPGERSPLWRSNLRILDLYPESYRVYFCYINVGTEIARVEMPAWVALDSTLLEQALGIVLAQVYKGYGYPIALAEAHNQAVVKSGDRARFFALLEDQMIRAGLKNVGISYKESSKRISIA
- a CDS encoding methyltransferase domain-containing protein — its product is MDNALNQRIGAFYDASTELWEEVWGEHLHHGYYGKNGDYVVNRRQAQIDLIEELLAWSQIQQAQSILDVGCGVGGSTLYLAQKFNSPATGITLSSLQQQRGEQRAKAANLEQKITFQLADALELPFANDSFDLVWSLESGEHMADKNRFLQECYRVLQPGGNLILATWCHRSTNSVAGLLTLSEKRLLEQIYQVYCLPYVISLPEYQAIALNIGFEQIQVDDWSTAVAPFWYKVVESMFEPRSLIGLVQGNFQTLQSALAVGLMIRGYQRGLIRFGLLSAQKPNLV
- a CDS encoding glutamine synthetase III, which produces MSGNDARVQAVHDITNREPMSMKTPEKLEQMWATNVFNLAKMQASLPKAVFKSIKNTIITGEKLDPSVADAVAMAMKDWATAKGAMYYAHVFYPMTNLTAEKHDGFISVQGDGNVISEFSGKVLVQGEPDGSSFPNGGIRDTFEARGYTAWDVTSPAYIMETDNGSTLCIPTVFVSWTGEALDKKVPLLRSIAAMDKAAQKVLKILGHTNIAHVNSSCGAEQEYFLIDANFAATRPDILLSGRTLFGKPPAKGQEFDDHYFGAIPDRVQVFMQDVEETMYKLGIPAKTRHNEVAPGQFELAPFFEAANVASDHQQLTMTILRHTAKKHGLHCLLHEKPFAGVNGSGKHVNWSIGNSTQGNFLDPGDSPHENAQFLLFCGAVIRGVHKYGPLMRAVIATASNDHRLGANEAPPALMSVYLGTQLEEIFEQIKNGSVTESKRKGVMDLGLDVIPPLTKDAGDRNRTSPFAFTGNRFEFRAVGSSQSVSGPLVALNTILADSLDWVANRLESELAKGLELNGAILTVLKEIMEDHGAVIFGGNGYSPEWHKMAQERGLINLPTTADALPVLKQEYIEDLFTKTGVLSPVELESRFEVYAEQYIQSIEVETKLMVHMAKTMIYPAAIEYLSQLSSTISDLADLGIDFEKETVSKVAALGNSIFESVKELSEAIAKHDFATTEEHMNYCAYHLMPLMSQLRQYVDTLESEVADCLWPLPTYQEMLFIK